In Candidatus Endomicrobium procryptotermitis, the following proteins share a genomic window:
- the xseA gene encoding exodeoxyribonuclease VII large subunit, whose translation MNDSEENNKDFFVYTVTQINDEIKYMLEEVYPGVWISGEISNFKLYSSGHMYFSIKDENSQINAVMFQSLNTGLNFFPQDGMQVLVYGHISAYPKRSNYQIIIGSMQQQGKGILSVEFERLKKKLQIEGLFDKSTKKPVAEIVSKIGVVTSQDGAALHDILKVLNNLKADVDVLIYPVRVQGKEAEIEIPEAIKYLNKNHKELDVLLVGRGGGSIEDLWAFNTESVARAIFESEIPIISCVGHEIDFTIADFTADLRSPTPSAAAEMVVRNAVRLKLHFEDLKETFFDIINIVFKNAKLKLEALSSARAFTKPYLIYEDKIAYVDFLSERIKQSFDRILRVKSDKISVVMHALDLVSPLAVLNRGYSICRDEKGAVVKDTSVVKKGENISLTLSKGKLKAVISGVNDNG comes from the coding sequence ATGAATGATTCCGAAGAAAATAACAAAGATTTTTTTGTCTATACCGTAACGCAGATTAATGACGAAATTAAATATATGCTTGAAGAAGTTTATCCGGGAGTCTGGATAAGCGGAGAAATCTCTAATTTTAAGCTTTACTCTTCAGGGCATATGTATTTTAGTATAAAAGACGAAAACTCACAGATAAACGCCGTGATGTTCCAATCTTTGAATACCGGATTGAATTTTTTTCCGCAGGATGGCATGCAAGTTTTGGTTTACGGGCACATAAGCGCATATCCGAAACGCAGCAATTATCAGATAATAATCGGCAGCATGCAACAACAGGGTAAAGGGATATTGTCCGTAGAATTTGAGCGGTTGAAAAAAAAGCTTCAAATCGAAGGGCTTTTTGACAAGTCCACAAAAAAGCCTGTGGCGGAAATAGTAAGCAAAATAGGAGTAGTGACATCACAAGATGGTGCCGCACTTCACGATATTCTTAAAGTATTAAATAATCTCAAAGCTGATGTTGATGTTTTAATTTATCCAGTGCGTGTGCAGGGAAAAGAAGCCGAAATTGAAATTCCCGAAGCGATAAAATACTTGAATAAAAATCATAAAGAGCTGGACGTTTTGCTTGTTGGTAGAGGCGGCGGCTCAATTGAAGATTTATGGGCTTTTAACACCGAATCGGTGGCAAGAGCGATTTTTGAATCTGAGATACCCATAATTTCCTGCGTCGGCCACGAAATCGATTTTACCATTGCAGATTTTACCGCCGATTTAAGATCTCCGACACCTTCGGCCGCTGCGGAAATGGTGGTAAGAAACGCTGTCAGATTAAAACTTCATTTTGAAGATTTAAAAGAAACATTTTTTGACATTATAAATATTGTTTTTAAAAATGCCAAATTAAAACTGGAAGCACTTTCTTCGGCAAGAGCGTTCACGAAACCATACCTCATTTACGAAGATAAAATAGCTTATGTCGATTTTCTTAGCGAAAGAATAAAACAATCTTTTGATAGAATTTTGAGAGTAAAAAGTGACAAAATTAGCGTTGTAATGCATGCTCTGGATTTGGTTTCTCCTTTGGCTGTCCTCAACAGGGGATATTCAATCTGTAGAGATGAAAAAGGCGCTGTCGTCAAAGATACTTCCGTGGTTAAAAAAGGTGAAAATATTTCATTAACGCTTTCAAAAGGAAAATTAAAAGCAGTTATATCGGGAGTTAATGACAATGGTTAA
- a CDS encoding polyprenyl synthetase family protein has product MRNDLKKYFSQKAAFVNSALKKYLPKDNSIISKAMRYSILAGGKRLRPIFVLLAAEIFGVKNNKVMPAACAVEYLHTYSLVHDDLPAMDNDDLRRGKPTNHKKFGEAAAILCGDALLTEAFNLMIKSKSSDKNIKEAVNTLSRLSGCKGMIAGQAEDTLEMGKWKNKSANFLRKKLHFIHMKKTADLVVACFKIGAVLAGADKKNVKALEEYGKNIGLAFQITDDILDVYADKKLLGKKGSDKDNGKLTYLSFYGKEKAEKVAESYAKKAKRAVTIFGKKSEMLNMIADYTISRKY; this is encoded by the coding sequence TTGAGAAATGATTTAAAAAAATATTTTTCACAAAAAGCAGCCTTTGTAAATTCTGCTCTGAAAAAATATCTTCCAAAAGATAATTCAATAATATCAAAAGCTATGCGTTACAGCATTCTTGCCGGCGGTAAACGGCTGCGGCCGATTTTTGTTTTGCTTGCAGCTGAAATATTCGGAGTAAAAAATAATAAAGTCATGCCTGCGGCCTGTGCGGTTGAATACCTGCACACTTATTCGCTGGTGCATGACGATCTTCCTGCTATGGATAATGATGATTTAAGAAGAGGAAAACCTACAAATCATAAAAAGTTTGGCGAAGCGGCGGCGATTTTATGCGGCGACGCTCTTTTGACCGAAGCTTTCAATTTGATGATAAAATCGAAATCTTCGGACAAAAATATAAAAGAAGCTGTAAATACTTTGTCGCGTTTGAGCGGCTGCAAAGGAATGATTGCCGGGCAGGCGGAAGATACTTTGGAAATGGGAAAATGGAAAAATAAAAGCGCAAATTTTCTGAGGAAGAAATTACATTTTATACATATGAAAAAGACGGCAGATTTAGTTGTTGCCTGCTTTAAAATCGGAGCTGTTTTGGCAGGCGCCGATAAAAAAAATGTTAAAGCTCTTGAAGAGTACGGCAAAAACATAGGTTTGGCCTTTCAGATTACAGACGATATTCTCGATGTATATGCGGATAAAAAACTTTTAGGAAAAAAAGGCAGTGATAAAGATAACGGAAAACTTACCTATCTTTCTTTTTACGGAAAAGAAAAAGCTGAAAAAGTCGCCGAGTCTTATGCAAAAAAGGCAAAAAGAGCCGTAACGATATTTGGAAAAAAATCGGAAATGTTAAATATGATTGCCGACTACACAATTTCAAGGAAATATTAG
- a CDS encoding TIGR00282 family metallophosphoesterase, with protein MRLIFIADIVGRLGRNIVKNKLSALFTKNKPDIIIANAENAAGGKGLTPQTAKELFECGINVITLGNHAFDRHEIFDILAESAVLRPANYPQSVAGKGYGVFVCANGEKIAVINLIGRVHMPITDCPFAAADRIIEKVSKETKNIFIDFHAEATSEKNAIGLYLDGRVSAVVGTHTHVPTADERILPKGTAYMTDAGMTGPSDGVIGTDAELVIQKFVTGVHKHFVLAKGKSVFQGCIIDIGNSGKALSIKRFCEYE; from the coding sequence ATGAGATTAATTTTTATTGCCGATATAGTCGGAAGACTTGGAAGAAATATAGTAAAAAATAAACTTTCCGCTTTATTTACGAAAAATAAGCCGGATATAATAATCGCAAATGCAGAAAATGCCGCCGGAGGAAAAGGTCTGACTCCGCAGACGGCAAAAGAGCTTTTTGAATGCGGAATAAACGTGATAACTCTCGGCAATCACGCTTTTGACAGGCATGAAATATTTGATATTCTTGCGGAGAGTGCCGTTTTAAGACCGGCGAATTATCCGCAGTCTGTTGCAGGCAAAGGTTATGGGGTTTTTGTTTGTGCAAACGGCGAAAAAATAGCCGTGATAAATCTTATCGGCAGAGTACATATGCCTATTACGGATTGTCCTTTTGCGGCCGCAGACAGAATAATAGAAAAAGTTTCAAAAGAAACTAAAAATATTTTTATCGATTTTCACGCCGAAGCAACTTCTGAGAAAAATGCCATAGGCTTATATCTTGACGGCAGGGTTTCAGCTGTTGTCGGTACTCACACTCATGTTCCGACTGCTGATGAAAGAATTCTTCCCAAAGGTACGGCGTATATGACTGATGCGGGAATGACGGGACCTTCGGACGGGGTTATAGGAACAGACGCGGAACTTGTAATCCAAAAATTCGTAACAGGCGTTCATAAACATTTTGTGCTTGCAAAAGGCAAAAGCGTTTTTCAGGGCTGCATAATTGACATAGGAAATAGCGGTAAAGCGCTGTCTATAAAAAGGTTTTGCGAATATGAATGA
- the rny gene encoding ribonuclease Y, with product MENLTAILISALAAFAIGFIVRMIYAKLSAKSAEQDSKRIIKEAEIMAEAKNKEALLEAKLIVDKERKEFEQESKEKKQSLQSMENRLNQREENLDRKLDAADKKEREISNKEKDLASKEQILKSKFDEISKIKEEQRKALEKISCMTREEAKKTLIGEMEREARQDAAILAQRIEQETRENADKKSKEILSIAIQRIAADHTADITTSTIHIPNDEIKGRIIGREGRNIRAFEQATGVDLIVDDTPEAITVSAFDGVRREIAKIALERLIADGRIHPARIEEVVSKVQKEMDEKIKEVGEQAIIDAGVPGLHLEIIKLLGKLKYRTSYGQNQLQHTLEVTWLAGALAGELGLDIMFCKKAALLHDIGKAVDHEVEGTHHQISADIAKKYGESPKMINAIISHHEGYEAPGSAEAFIISAADAISAARPGARRESVEHYLKRLEKLEEAAKSFRGVSMAYAIQAGREVRILVEPEDIDDKQAQVLAHDIAKKVEHELEYPGQIKITVIRETRAQDIAK from the coding sequence ATGGAAAATTTGACGGCGATTCTTATATCCGCTTTGGCGGCTTTTGCGATAGGATTTATTGTCCGTATGATATACGCGAAGTTGAGCGCTAAGTCGGCTGAGCAGGATTCAAAAAGAATAATAAAAGAAGCGGAAATAATGGCTGAGGCCAAAAATAAAGAAGCTCTTTTGGAAGCGAAACTTATCGTTGATAAAGAACGCAAAGAATTCGAACAGGAAAGCAAAGAGAAAAAACAGTCTTTACAGAGCATGGAAAATAGGCTCAATCAGCGCGAAGAAAATTTAGACAGAAAATTAGACGCAGCCGATAAAAAAGAAAGAGAAATTTCAAATAAGGAAAAAGATTTGGCTTCTAAAGAACAGATACTTAAATCGAAATTTGACGAAATATCCAAAATAAAAGAAGAACAAAGAAAAGCGCTGGAAAAAATATCCTGTATGACAAGGGAAGAAGCTAAAAAGACGCTTATCGGTGAGATGGAACGGGAAGCAAGGCAAGATGCCGCGATTCTTGCTCAGAGAATTGAACAGGAAACCAGAGAAAATGCCGACAAAAAATCTAAAGAAATTTTATCTATTGCGATTCAGAGGATTGCGGCCGACCATACAGCCGATATAACGACTTCAACCATACATATTCCAAATGACGAAATCAAAGGAAGAATCATAGGCAGAGAAGGAAGAAATATCAGAGCTTTTGAACAAGCTACGGGGGTAGATTTAATCGTTGACGACACTCCAGAGGCGATAACCGTTTCCGCTTTTGACGGCGTGAGAAGAGAGATAGCGAAAATCGCGCTTGAAAGGCTCATTGCAGACGGTAGAATTCATCCCGCAAGAATAGAGGAAGTCGTATCTAAAGTTCAAAAAGAGATGGATGAGAAAATTAAAGAAGTCGGTGAGCAGGCCATAATTGACGCCGGAGTTCCTGGACTTCATTTAGAAATCATAAAACTTTTGGGAAAACTAAAATACAGAACATCTTACGGTCAAAACCAACTTCAACACACATTGGAAGTCACTTGGCTTGCCGGAGCACTTGCCGGAGAACTGGGGCTTGACATAATGTTTTGCAAAAAGGCCGCTCTTTTACACGATATAGGAAAAGCCGTGGACCACGAAGTCGAGGGAACTCATCATCAGATTTCGGCAGACATAGCGAAAAAATACGGTGAGTCGCCGAAGATGATAAATGCGATTATTTCGCATCATGAAGGATACGAAGCACCTGGAAGCGCGGAAGCATTTATAATTTCGGCCGCCGACGCAATTTCGGCCGCAAGACCTGGTGCAAGAAGAGAATCCGTCGAGCATTATCTCAAAAGGCTTGAAAAGCTTGAAGAAGCTGCTAAAAGTTTCAGAGGCGTTTCCATGGCTTACGCTATACAGGCAGGACGGGAAGTTAGGATTCTCGTTGAACCTGAGGACATTGACGATAAACAGGCTCAAGTTTTGGCGCACGACATCGCCAAGAAAGTCGAACATGAGCTTGAGTACCCCGGTCAGATTAAAATAACCGTCATAAGAGAAACAAGGGCACAAGACATAGCTAAATGA
- the xseB gene encoding exodeoxyribonuclease VII small subunit, whose translation MVKKNVINSKLQVSEKNFEQSLRRLEEIINDMENADPDLDKALELFTEGLELVHFCSTKLNDAKKRVEILVKKNGAVKKEKFNNDEGEKT comes from the coding sequence ATGGTTAAAAAAAACGTTATAAATTCAAAGCTGCAGGTATCTGAAAAAAATTTTGAACAATCTCTTCGAAGGCTTGAAGAAATAATAAATGATATGGAAAATGCCGACCCGGACTTGGATAAAGCTTTGGAATTGTTTACCGAAGGTCTTGAACTTGTTCATTTTTGTTCCACAAAGTTAAATGATGCAAAAAAACGCGTGGAAATTCTCGTGAAAAAAAACGGCGCGGTAAAAAAAGAAAAATTTAATAATGATGAAGGAGAGAAAACTTAA